In Ignavibacteriota bacterium, the following are encoded in one genomic region:
- a CDS encoding RNA methyltransferase, translated as MSNPKNILLPSTRRQKRIAEVLGRRLPGLTVVMENIHDPHNVSAILRSCDAVGVVGVELLYTTEKFPRIGKKSSSSASKWVDRRKHTSVESCFATLRAEGYRILATRVTTGSRTIFEEDLSGPIAFVLGNEHRGVSDDALRLADAAVQIPMQGMIESLNVSVATAVLLYETLRQRLARGPLPAPALPPGDYDRLLQDWLHR; from the coding sequence ATGTCCAACCCGAAGAACATCTTGCTTCCTAGTACACGCCGCCAGAAGCGCATCGCCGAGGTCCTGGGGCGGCGCCTTCCGGGGCTGACGGTCGTCATGGAGAATATCCACGACCCTCACAACGTGAGCGCCATTCTCCGTTCATGCGATGCCGTCGGCGTGGTGGGTGTGGAATTATTGTACACCACCGAGAAATTCCCGCGCATCGGGAAGAAGAGTTCCTCCAGCGCCAGCAAATGGGTGGACCGGCGCAAACATACGTCGGTGGAGTCGTGCTTTGCGACTCTCCGTGCGGAAGGCTACCGGATACTGGCAACGCGCGTCACTACGGGGTCGCGGACGATCTTCGAAGAGGACCTTTCGGGGCCCATCGCTTTCGTCCTCGGGAACGAACACCGCGGCGTGTCGGATGACGCGTTGCGCCTCGCTGATGCCGCAGTCCAGATCCCGATGCAGGGCATGATCGAAAGCCTGAATGTGTCCGTTGCGACCGCTGTTCTCCTCTACGAGACCCTCCGCCAGAGGCTGGCACGGGGCCCCCTGCCGGCGCCTGCACTGCCGCCCGGCGACTATGACCGCTTGTTGCAGGACTGGCTCCACCGCTGA
- a CDS encoding thioredoxin family protein, with the protein MKSSGTFLRALSLLIVLLLVPRPDSRATPTEQPDATGHTRVSLVADVREIRPGTPFTVGVLLRMDKGWHTYWRNPGESGLPTELKWTLPSGFTAGAPAWPLPEKKVEEGDLLTFAYADEVMLLVPVTPPADLVPGTTATVRLDASWLECERTCVPGEGSATLVLPVREGDPVPAHASLFSRYRSLIPVPPGENSPVRFSATVEETAIIVRVSAAQSGHAVIGASSLPDIFPYPVEGLSTGRTTVRMEGNEAVITLPVTSTPDVPQPSQVQGVLVYRDNAGTARGLEISIPLHVQTVAPGAGKGLLDRDFASAGGAEGQPSLWVYALFAVFGGMLLNVMPCVLPVIALKIFGLVKMAGDEPRRVRRLGWAFSAGILASFLVLALIVILLKLAGQQVGWGFQFQEPVFVIIMSAVVFAFGLSLFGVYEIRLPGAAVAGVSSTIARQEGKGSAYLSSFSEGVFATILATPCTAPFLGSALGFAFAQPAGGILLIFGLAAFGMALPYLLLTARPAWLKYLPKPGAWMEAAKQFMGFLMMATLLWLLYILGKQLGMEAVIWTGAFLLAVAVAAWLVGRFATLTASRRQVYLVWLLSAVIAVGGYLYFIESTLDIRAAVAGSPGQQGVQPAGEGIAWEPFSTSGLEAHLRAGKPVFLDFTAEWCLTCKVNERTVLHDPAVMERFRSSGIVAMKADWTNRNPEITRLLSRFGRSGVPLYVVFRTGDAVSPIVLPEVITTGIVLDALDRAVAPGQPAAR; encoded by the coding sequence ATGAAAAGTAGCGGTACGTTCCTTCGTGCTCTCAGCCTGCTGATCGTCCTCCTCCTCGTTCCCCGACCCGACTCACGAGCTACCCCGACCGAACAACCAGATGCGACAGGACATACCCGGGTCAGCCTCGTTGCCGATGTCCGGGAGATCCGTCCGGGCACGCCGTTCACGGTCGGTGTTCTCCTGCGCATGGACAAGGGGTGGCACACCTACTGGCGCAATCCCGGGGAGTCGGGCTTGCCGACGGAATTGAAGTGGACGCTTCCCTCAGGATTCACCGCCGGCGCTCCTGCCTGGCCCTTGCCGGAAAAGAAGGTGGAGGAGGGTGACCTTCTCACATTCGCCTATGCGGATGAGGTCATGCTGCTCGTTCCGGTCACGCCTCCCGCCGATCTTGTACCGGGAACCACGGCAACAGTGCGATTGGATGCGAGCTGGCTCGAATGCGAGCGCACCTGCGTCCCGGGCGAAGGGAGTGCAACACTTGTCCTTCCGGTACGTGAAGGTGACCCGGTCCCCGCGCATGCATCCCTCTTTTCACGGTACCGTTCCCTGATCCCTGTTCCCCCGGGCGAGAACTCCCCCGTACGGTTCAGCGCCACCGTGGAGGAGACAGCGATCATCGTCCGCGTCTCTGCCGCACAGTCCGGACATGCCGTCATCGGCGCGTCGTCACTTCCGGATATCTTTCCGTATCCTGTCGAAGGGCTTTCCACCGGACGGACCACGGTGAGGATGGAGGGGAACGAAGCCGTCATCACTCTTCCTGTGACGTCCACACCCGACGTTCCACAGCCATCACAGGTGCAGGGTGTTCTTGTGTACCGCGACAATGCGGGTACGGCGCGGGGGCTGGAGATCAGCATCCCGTTGCATGTGCAGACGGTTGCACCGGGTGCCGGGAAAGGGTTGTTGGACAGGGACTTTGCGTCGGCAGGAGGGGCGGAAGGGCAACCTTCGCTCTGGGTCTACGCACTCTTCGCGGTCTTCGGGGGAATGCTCCTGAATGTGATGCCGTGCGTGTTGCCGGTGATCGCATTGAAGATCTTCGGCCTGGTGAAAATGGCGGGTGATGAGCCGCGGCGCGTACGCCGGCTCGGGTGGGCGTTCTCCGCCGGTATCCTCGCGTCGTTCCTCGTACTCGCTCTGATCGTGATCCTGCTCAAGCTTGCCGGCCAGCAGGTCGGCTGGGGATTCCAATTCCAGGAGCCGGTGTTCGTCATCATCATGAGTGCAGTCGTGTTCGCCTTCGGCTTGAGCCTGTTCGGGGTGTATGAGATCCGGCTCCCGGGTGCAGCCGTGGCCGGGGTCAGCTCCACGATCGCGCGTCAGGAAGGAAAGGGGAGCGCCTATCTGAGTTCATTCTCGGAAGGCGTGTTCGCGACCATTCTTGCCACGCCGTGCACGGCGCCCTTCCTCGGCTCGGCGCTGGGCTTTGCGTTCGCACAACCCGCGGGCGGTATCCTGTTGATCTTTGGACTTGCAGCGTTCGGTATGGCACTGCCCTACCTGCTGCTCACGGCGCGGCCGGCATGGCTGAAATACCTCCCGAAGCCGGGTGCATGGATGGAAGCCGCAAAGCAGTTCATGGGCTTCCTGATGATGGCGACATTGCTCTGGCTGTTGTATATCCTCGGCAAGCAGCTCGGCATGGAAGCCGTGATATGGACCGGCGCATTCCTCCTTGCGGTCGCGGTCGCGGCATGGCTGGTCGGGCGCTTTGCCACGCTCACCGCGTCACGCCGGCAGGTGTACCTGGTCTGGTTGCTTTCCGCCGTGATCGCCGTGGGTGGATATCTCTACTTCATCGAATCGACGCTGGATATCCGTGCGGCGGTCGCCGGCAGTCCCGGACAACAGGGGGTGCAGCCGGCCGGCGAAGGCATCGCATGGGAGCCTTTCTCGACGAGCGGCCTGGAAGCTCATCTCCGCGCCGGGAAGCCGGTGTTCCTCGACTTCACCGCGGAGTGGTGCCTGACCTGCAAGGTGAATGAACGTACGGTCTTGCATGATCCGGCGGTGATGGAACGCTTCCGCTCGTCCGGCATCGTGGCGATGAAGGCCGATTGGACGAACCGCAATCCTGAGATCACCCGGCTGCTCTCCCGGTTCGGGAGATCCGGTGTGCCGTTGTACGTTGTGTTCCGCACCGGCGATGCGGTGTCGCCGATCGTTCTTCCCGAAGTGATCACGACCGGCATTGTCCTCGATGCCCTCGATCGGGCCGTTGCCCCGGGGCAACCGGCAGCACGGTGA
- the tkt gene encoding transketolase, giving the protein MPRHSGVSELDDLSINTIRCLCIDAIQKANSGHPGITMGMAPAAYALWTRHMKHDPADPKWVNRDRFVLSAGHGCMLLYAMLHLTGYPLTLEDIKQFRQMGSLTPGHPEYGHTPGVELTTGPLGQGISSAVGMAIAEKYLAAYYNRDGFPVIDYKVYVIAGDGCLQEGVSSEASSLAGHLGLDNLIVIYDDNHITIDGSTSLSFSEDVAARYEAYGWFVQTVGGDGNDLVALEKALIVAKAEKNRPSMIKMRTHIGWGSPNKQDTHDAHGSPLGPPEVALTKQRYGWDPEKSFFIPDAALAQFRACVPAGAKAHGEWSAMFARYAQAHPDLAKTFENAAARRLPEGWEELWRTAAPAFEAGISMATREAQGKILDAIMPKLPMVIGGSADLTPSNNTRFKGAVDFLRENRAGRYLRFGVREHAMGAILNGIAVSDLLTPYGATFFCFVDYMRASVRLAALSRYPSIFVYTHDSIGLGEDGPTHQAVEHFASLRAMPGLIVLRPSDANETRAAWKFALEHRTGPVVLALTRQKLPVIDRTKHAPAENLTRGAYVVCEGTAPKVILIGTGSEVALALSAHATLAAAGISSRVVSMPSWELFEQQPASYRDQVLPPSIAARVAVEAGVRMGWERYLGAKGIFIGMEGYGVSAPYEAAYKHFGITADAVVEAARRTLA; this is encoded by the coding sequence TTGCCGCGTCATTCCGGTGTCAGCGAGCTGGATGACCTTTCGATAAATACCATTCGCTGCCTTTGCATTGACGCGATACAGAAGGCCAATTCCGGCCATCCGGGCATCACGATGGGTATGGCGCCCGCGGCCTATGCGCTCTGGACCAGGCATATGAAGCATGACCCCGCGGACCCGAAGTGGGTGAACCGGGACCGGTTCGTGCTCTCGGCCGGCCACGGGTGTATGCTGCTGTATGCGATGCTGCATCTTACCGGCTACCCGCTCACGCTGGAGGACATCAAGCAGTTCCGCCAGATGGGAAGCCTGACCCCGGGCCATCCCGAGTACGGCCACACGCCGGGTGTGGAACTGACCACCGGGCCGTTGGGCCAGGGCATCTCGAGTGCCGTGGGCATGGCGATCGCCGAGAAGTATCTCGCCGCATATTACAACCGTGATGGGTTCCCGGTGATCGACTACAAGGTGTATGTGATCGCCGGCGATGGCTGTCTGCAGGAAGGCGTCTCGTCGGAGGCATCCTCTCTTGCCGGCCATCTGGGCCTGGACAATCTCATCGTCATCTATGACGACAATCATATCACCATTGATGGGTCGACGTCGCTGTCGTTCTCGGAAGACGTTGCTGCCCGCTATGAAGCGTACGGCTGGTTCGTCCAGACCGTGGGTGGTGACGGCAACGATCTGGTGGCGCTCGAGAAGGCGTTGATCGTGGCGAAGGCCGAAAAGAACCGGCCGTCGATGATCAAGATGCGCACGCATATCGGGTGGGGAAGCCCCAACAAGCAGGACACCCATGATGCTCACGGGTCGCCGCTCGGTCCGCCCGAGGTGGCGCTCACGAAGCAGCGGTACGGGTGGGATCCGGAGAAGTCCTTCTTCATTCCCGATGCAGCGCTTGCGCAGTTCCGTGCGTGCGTGCCCGCCGGGGCAAAGGCCCACGGCGAGTGGTCGGCGATGTTCGCCCGCTACGCACAGGCACATCCCGATCTGGCGAAGACGTTCGAGAATGCCGCTGCCCGGCGCCTGCCCGAGGGGTGGGAGGAACTCTGGCGCACAGCGGCACCCGCCTTCGAAGCGGGGATCTCCATGGCGACGCGCGAGGCCCAGGGAAAGATCCTCGATGCGATCATGCCGAAGTTGCCGATGGTGATCGGGGGGTCTGCGGACCTGACGCCATCCAACAACACGCGGTTCAAGGGGGCCGTGGACTTCTTGCGCGAGAACCGGGCCGGCCGCTATCTGCGGTTCGGCGTGCGTGAACATGCGATGGGCGCCATTCTGAACGGCATCGCCGTGAGCGATCTCCTCACGCCGTACGGAGCGACATTCTTCTGCTTCGTGGACTATATGCGCGCGTCCGTCCGTCTCGCCGCACTCTCCCGGTATCCGTCGATCTTCGTGTATACGCACGACAGCATCGGCCTTGGCGAGGACGGCCCGACCCATCAGGCAGTCGAACATTTTGCCTCCCTCCGTGCGATGCCCGGGCTGATCGTGCTGCGGCCTTCCGATGCCAATGAGACACGTGCGGCGTGGAAGTTCGCGCTCGAGCACCGGACCGGGCCTGTGGTGCTTGCGCTGACGCGGCAGAAGCTGCCGGTGATCGACCGGACGAAGCACGCACCCGCGGAGAACCTCACGCGCGGGGCGTATGTGGTGTGCGAAGGCACTGCGCCGAAGGTGATCCTGATCGGGACGGGTTCCGAGGTTGCCCTCGCACTGTCGGCGCATGCGACACTCGCCGCGGCAGGGATCTCCTCGCGTGTCGTCAGCATGCCCTCGTGGGAATTGTTCGAACAGCAGCCTGCATCGTACCGCGATCAGGTCCTGCCGCCTTCCATCGCCGCCCGTGTCGCCGTTGAGGCGGGTGTGCGCATGGGCTGGGAACGCTATCTTGGCGCGAAGGGTATCTTCATCGGCATGGAAGGATATGGGGTCTCGGCCCCGTATGAGGCCGCCTACAAACACTTCGGGATCACGGCCGACGCCGTTGTCGAGGCCGCACGGAGAACACTCGCATGA
- the pgi gene encoding glucose-6-phosphate isomerase — protein sequence MTPLPLTPAWRALTEHHQAMRSVHMRDLFAKDPSRFTRFSLRHEDILFDLSKHITTDETLRLLMSLARQEDLEGWRDRMFAGEKINFTEGRAVYHVALRARGPAPMQVDGRDVIPDVRAVLNHMREFVTAVRDGQWHGCTGLPITDIVNIGIGGSDLGPVMVTEALRPYHHPRLKVHFVSNVDGTHCAEVLRHLDPATTLFIIASKTFTTQETLANAHSARDWFVRRLGDKADVSLHFVALSTNTAEVVKFGIDPKNMFAFWDWVGGRYSLWSAIGLSIALAIGMEGFEEMLDGAHGMDEHFRTAPLEKNIPVLLAMLGIWYVNFFDARSHAILPYDQYLHRLPAYLQQADMESNGKRVDRDGQPVTYATGPIIWGEPGTNGQHAFYQLIHQGTQMVPADFLMPLESHNPLGEHHRLLLSNFLAQTEALMRGKTTEEAREELARAGMSGEALERLLPHKVFPGNRPTTSILFKKLTPRSMGSLLAMYEHRIFVQGIVWRINSFDQWGVELGKQLAKAILPELDPNGPRAVHDASTAGLIDEVRRNLAASRS from the coding sequence ATGACGCCACTTCCCCTCACCCCCGCCTGGCGTGCCCTCACGGAACATCATCAGGCCATGCGGTCCGTCCACATGCGCGACCTGTTCGCGAAGGACCCTTCGCGCTTTACACGGTTCTCGCTGCGGCATGAGGACATCCTGTTCGATCTCTCGAAGCATATCACGACGGATGAGACCCTGCGCCTGCTGATGTCGCTCGCCCGCCAGGAGGATCTGGAGGGATGGCGCGACCGGATGTTCGCAGGCGAGAAGATCAATTTCACCGAGGGGCGTGCGGTGTACCACGTCGCGCTCCGCGCACGCGGCCCCGCACCGATGCAGGTCGATGGCAGGGATGTGATCCCCGACGTGCGGGCGGTCCTGAACCATATGCGGGAATTCGTGACCGCAGTACGCGACGGGCAATGGCACGGATGTACGGGGCTTCCGATCACGGACATCGTGAATATCGGCATCGGCGGCTCCGACCTCGGGCCCGTCATGGTGACCGAAGCCCTGCGCCCGTACCACCATCCGCGGTTGAAGGTGCACTTCGTCTCCAATGTGGACGGAACACACTGCGCTGAGGTCCTGCGCCACCTCGACCCGGCGACGACACTCTTCATCATCGCGTCCAAGACCTTCACCACGCAGGAGACGCTCGCCAACGCCCACAGCGCGCGCGATTGGTTCGTGCGGAGGCTCGGGGACAAAGCGGATGTGTCGCTGCACTTCGTGGCCCTCTCAACGAACACCGCGGAGGTGGTGAAGTTCGGGATCGATCCGAAGAACATGTTCGCGTTCTGGGATTGGGTGGGCGGCAGGTACTCGCTCTGGTCCGCCATCGGGTTGTCGATCGCCCTGGCGATCGGGATGGAGGGCTTCGAGGAGATGCTCGACGGCGCACATGGGATGGATGAGCATTTTCGTACGGCCCCGCTGGAGAAGAACATCCCGGTGCTGCTGGCGATGCTCGGGATCTGGTACGTGAATTTCTTCGACGCCCGCAGTCATGCCATCCTGCCCTATGATCAGTACCTGCACCGGCTGCCGGCCTATCTGCAGCAGGCGGATATGGAGAGCAACGGGAAGCGGGTGGACCGCGACGGCCAGCCGGTGACCTATGCCACGGGGCCCATCATCTGGGGTGAGCCGGGGACGAACGGGCAGCATGCGTTCTACCAGTTGATCCATCAGGGGACGCAGATGGTGCCGGCGGATTTCCTCATGCCGCTGGAAAGCCACAACCCGCTCGGCGAGCATCACCGCCTGCTCCTTTCGAACTTCCTGGCGCAGACCGAAGCGCTCATGCGCGGCAAGACCACAGAGGAGGCGCGCGAAGAACTTGCCCGTGCCGGCATGTCCGGTGAGGCACTGGAGCGATTGCTCCCGCACAAGGTATTCCCCGGCAACCGTCCCACGACGAGCATCCTGTTCAAAAAATTAACCCCTCGTTCAATGGGGTCCCTCCTTGCCATGTATGAGCATAGGATATTCGTCCAGGGCATCGTGTGGCGGATCAATTCCTTCGACCAATGGGGCGTTGAGCTCGGAAAACAGCTGGCAAAGGCCATTCTTCCGGAATTGGATCCCAACGGGCCCCGTGCTGTTCACGATGCGTCGACGGCCGGGCTTATCGACGAGGTCAGGCGGAATCTGGCTGCTTCGCGATCCTGA
- a CDS encoding EamA family transporter, with protein MKEVRGIIMIIGAAVLWGVSATGAKALLNRSLDPVLVVQSRVTFSVILLLLFFLIFRREVLRVRWTELWKFALLGCIGVASTNFTYYFTIRESTVATAILIQYTAPLFVMLYAVWSKEERWTGMKVGAALLSLAGCFLAVGAYDRSVLTISALGAVTGIASIIGFAFLTIFSRTVLRTHSVWTMTVYSILFASLFWLFVNPPWKVVDAGLDGATWGALSLLAVFSLLIPHSLFFGALRWIVPSRAIITSTLEPVVAIVTAAFFLGEVLQPLQAAGAVLVIIAIFLLHVQPEEHLAS; from the coding sequence ATGAAAGAGGTCCGCGGCATCATCATGATCATCGGCGCAGCCGTGCTCTGGGGCGTATCTGCCACCGGTGCCAAGGCCCTGCTGAACCGCAGCCTGGATCCCGTCCTCGTCGTCCAATCACGCGTGACATTCTCCGTCATCCTGCTCCTCCTGTTCTTCCTGATCTTCCGGCGCGAGGTATTGCGCGTGCGGTGGACCGAACTCTGGAAGTTCGCATTGCTCGGATGCATCGGCGTGGCCAGCACCAATTTCACGTACTACTTCACGATCCGTGAGAGCACGGTCGCGACCGCGATCCTGATCCAGTATACCGCTCCGCTCTTCGTGATGTTGTATGCGGTGTGGAGCAAGGAAGAACGTTGGACCGGCATGAAGGTGGGTGCAGCACTCCTCTCGCTCGCCGGATGCTTCCTGGCGGTCGGGGCATACGACCGGTCGGTCCTCACGATCTCTGCCCTGGGCGCCGTCACAGGCATCGCATCGATCATCGGTTTCGCTTTTCTGACGATCTTTTCGCGTACGGTGCTCCGTACGCACAGCGTGTGGACCATGACGGTGTATTCGATCCTCTTCGCGTCCCTGTTCTGGCTCTTTGTGAACCCGCCGTGGAAGGTGGTCGATGCGGGCCTCGACGGTGCGACGTGGGGAGCGTTGTCCCTCCTCGCCGTCTTTTCGCTGCTGATCCCGCACTCGCTGTTCTTTGGCGCACTCCGGTGGATCGTGCCGTCACGCGCCATCATCACCAGTACACTCGAGCCTGTCGTCGCCATCGTGACCGCCGCATTCTTCCTCGGAGAAGTGCTGCAGCCGCTGCAGGCCGCAGGCGCCGTTCTCGTCATCATCGCCATCTTCCTTCTCCATGTCCAACCCGAAGAACATCTTGCTTCCTAG